AATAGTAAGACTGCATCACTAAACTAGTGTGCAGTCTTTTTATTTACGGTATTTTCAGCAAAAGAGAACTATTTAATATCATGATAAATATAAGCAAGATTTAAGACTTTTAACTAAAAAATAATAGCAAAAATAAATGCAAATATAGAATGAAAAATAGAGTGCTTGTATATATATTTATATAAGACAAAAATACTAAGTTATATCTGAGAAGTTGCTATAACAAATTGTTAGGCTCTTTACCATGCAAAAATATCTAATTAAAATGAGGTGATAAAAAATAAACTAATTGTAAGTATTAGTCAGTTTGAACTGTTGTTAAAATTAATTTTTGTAGGGGGAGAACTTTGTGAAAAAATATTCTATAGTAATTATTACTGCTTTAATAATATTATTAGTTTTTGCAGGTTGTACAAAAAGCACAACTCCAACTGACAACAAAGATACTACGCCTAAGTATGGAAATATGTACAGAATTGGTTCCATTGGTGAACCAACAACCTTCAGTCCAGTTTTTGCAACCGATGCTAGATCATCTTTTATAATAAATTTATTGTTCGATAGTTTATTAGATACAGATGAAAACCTAGAGATAAAAGCCCAAATAGCTAAAACTTGGGATATATCTGAAGATGGTTTAGAATTAACTTTTTACCTAAGAGACGATGTTTATTTTCATGATGGGGAAAAATTAAATGCTGATGACGTAGAGTTTACTTATAATGTGGTTTTGCATGATGATTATGCTGGTGTAAGAAAAGAAGACCTAAAATTTGTAGATTCTGTTGAAGCTGTAGATGATCATACCTTTAAAATTTATATGACTAAACCAGATGCAGCTTTAATGTTTTCGGTAGCTAGTTCAAGCTTTGGTATTATGCCTAAACATATCTTTGAGGATACTGCAATTGCTGAAATAAAAGAACATGAAAACAGTTGGGATCCAATTGGAACTGGTCCTTATAAATTTAAAGAATATACCTCTGGTCAGCGAATTGTATTAGAAGCAAATGAAGACTATTACGATGGTGCTCCGCAAATTAAAACAATACTAGAAAAAGTGTATCAGGATTCTCAGGTAATGTTAGCGGCCTTTGAAAATGGAGATTTAGACTACTTTGGCAGTATTCCCAAAGATGATGTGGACCGTGTTCAAGAGACTTTAAAAGATGAGATGCAGTTTAAGAGAACTCCTGCCTTACAGTATAATTACATCGGCCTAAAACAAACCCATCCCATCTTTAAAAATAAAACAGTACGCCATGCTATGATGCATGCTTTAGATCGAAAAATCATTATTGATACAATCTTTAGAGGTTATGGCACAATGATTAACTCAGCTGGTGTTCCATTTCAGTGGTCATATAGTCCAAAAGCTAAATTATATGACGGTGGATCAGCTGAGGCTATTCGTTTATTAGAGCAAGCTGGTTGGTCTACTGTTGGCGATGATGGAATTCGTGTTAACGAAAGTGGCGAGAGATTTTCTTTTACTCTAGTAACCGGCTCTGGTAATGAAGAGAGATCTAATATGTTAGCAATGATTAAACAGCAGTGGAAAGAAGTAGGTATTGAAATGGAAGTTGAAGAAATGGAGACTTCAGTATTATTTGAAAAATATCTTGATGCCTTTAACTTCGATGCTTATTTTTGGGGTTGGAATTTAGGGCTAGATCCAGATTGCTCATCTATGTTCCATAGTAGCAGTGGACGAGATAAAGATGGCAACCCTGCAGGCTTTAATGATGTTGAAATTTACAATGAAGAACTAGATAGCTTATTGGATCAAGGCCGTTCTATCTATGATATTGAAGAGCGTAAGGTAATTTAC
This Clostridium sp. 'deep sea' DNA region includes the following protein-coding sequences:
- a CDS encoding peptide-binding protein, whose product is MKKYSIVIITALIILLVFAGCTKSTTPTDNKDTTPKYGNMYRIGSIGEPTTFSPVFATDARSSFIINLLFDSLLDTDENLEIKAQIAKTWDISEDGLELTFYLRDDVYFHDGEKLNADDVEFTYNVVLHDDYAGVRKEDLKFVDSVEAVDDHTFKIYMTKPDAALMFSVASSSFGIMPKHIFEDTAIAEIKEHENSWDPIGTGPYKFKEYTSGQRIVLEANEDYYDGAPQIKTILEKVYQDSQVMLAAFENGDLDYFGSIPKDDVDRVQETLKDEMQFKRTPALQYNYIGLKQTHPIFKNKTVRHAMMHALDRKIIIDTIFRGYGTMINSAGVPFQWSYSPKAKLYDGGSAEAIRLLEQAGWSTVGDDGIRVNESGERFSFTLVTGSGNEERSNMLAMIKQQWKEVGIEMEVEEMETSVLFEKYLDAFNFDAYFWGWNLGLDPDCSSMFHSSSGRDKDGNPAGFNDVEIYNEELDSLLDQGRSIYDIEERKVIYHQVQELLNEELPYIFLYTTDSVQAMHKRINNDVWSPLGPMWIHKWSIEE